A window of the Bradyrhizobium ottawaense genome harbors these coding sequences:
- the aspT gene encoding aspartate-alanine antiporter, which produces MIHQLVTAQPLLALFVTIALGYLAGKIRIGGFVLGGIAGTLLVGVLIGQFGVAIDSGIKGVFFALFIYAVGFQGGPQFFHALNRRSLNQLASAFVMCLTGLLCVLAAAWLFGLDRGLAAGLAAGGLTQSAIIGTAGDAIGKLGLSPELIKTMQTNVAVGYAVCYIFGSLGPIVMVSWFLPLIMRWNIRTEAVKLAKELSGGHAELEPGEFNAASQIATRLYEMGTDSKATGLTAIEIDRQLSDASVEAVYREGKTLDLNEAVVVVARDRVAITGIISQQAAAAVLFGREVTPSNGLLLVQENREIVLTNHALSGRAISEIHDQVNVETRHGVFLTAVKRMGLDLPVLDKLQLKRGDELHFTGSPADLDRVEPKIGYRITAAAITDFVFFGLGMSIGLLIGMIEFKIWGIPISIGSGGGCLLAGLLFGWLRSVHPNFAALPVGASNFLRDFGLAVFVGIVGITAGPQALVAIEKYGLTLFFLGVGVTLIPQILTFFFSYYVLRIQNPIEALACVAGGRSANPAFAALLTKAGNATPVVSFTVTYAVANVFLTLWGPLIVGIIAKNAS; this is translated from the coding sequence ATGATCCACCAACTTGTCACAGCGCAGCCCCTGCTGGCCCTCTTCGTCACTATCGCGCTCGGCTACTTGGCCGGAAAAATCAGAATCGGTGGTTTCGTGCTCGGCGGTATCGCCGGAACGCTGCTGGTCGGTGTCCTGATTGGTCAGTTCGGTGTCGCAATCGATAGCGGCATCAAGGGCGTGTTCTTCGCTCTCTTCATCTACGCCGTTGGATTCCAGGGCGGACCGCAGTTCTTTCATGCGCTGAACCGACGCTCCCTGAACCAACTCGCTTCCGCATTCGTCATGTGTCTGACCGGTTTGCTCTGCGTGCTCGCCGCGGCCTGGCTGTTCGGCCTCGATCGCGGTTTGGCGGCCGGACTTGCGGCCGGCGGTCTGACGCAATCGGCGATTATCGGAACTGCCGGCGACGCCATCGGCAAGCTCGGGCTCTCGCCCGAGTTGATCAAGACCATGCAGACCAACGTCGCGGTCGGATACGCCGTTTGTTATATCTTCGGCTCGCTGGGGCCGATCGTCATGGTGAGCTGGTTTCTGCCGCTCATCATGAGGTGGAACATCCGGACCGAAGCCGTCAAGCTGGCCAAGGAGCTATCAGGCGGTCACGCCGAACTCGAACCCGGTGAATTCAATGCAGCCAGCCAGATCGCGACCCGTCTCTATGAGATGGGGACGGACAGCAAAGCCACCGGCCTCACCGCGATCGAGATCGACAGGCAGCTCTCGGACGCATCCGTTGAGGCCGTCTATCGCGAGGGCAAGACGCTCGATCTCAATGAGGCCGTTGTCGTTGTTGCACGTGACAGAGTAGCGATCACCGGGATTATTTCGCAACAGGCAGCCGCAGCAGTCCTGTTCGGTCGCGAGGTGACACCGTCCAATGGCCTGTTACTGGTCCAGGAAAACCGCGAGATCGTTCTCACCAATCACGCATTGAGCGGTCGTGCGATCAGTGAAATCCACGATCAAGTCAACGTCGAAACGCGCCACGGCGTGTTCCTTACGGCAGTCAAGCGTATGGGGCTGGATCTGCCCGTGCTGGACAAGCTTCAACTCAAGCGCGGCGACGAGTTGCATTTCACCGGAAGTCCGGCCGATCTCGATCGCGTGGAGCCGAAGATCGGCTACCGGATCACCGCTGCGGCGATCACCGACTTTGTGTTCTTCGGCCTCGGCATGTCGATCGGTCTGTTGATCGGCATGATCGAGTTCAAAATCTGGGGCATCCCGATCTCGATCGGAAGCGGCGGCGGTTGCCTGTTGGCCGGCCTGCTGTTTGGCTGGCTGCGCAGCGTCCATCCGAACTTCGCGGCGCTGCCGGTCGGCGCGTCAAACTTTCTGCGCGATTTTGGCCTGGCTGTGTTCGTCGGCATCGTCGGTATCACCGCGGGCCCCCAGGCCCTGGTCGCCATCGAGAAATACGGACTGACGCTGTTCTTCTTGGGCGTCGGTGTAACCTTGATCCCGCAGATCCTCACCTTCTTCTTCTCCTACTATGTTCTGCGCATTCAAAACCCGATCGAGGCACTCGCATGCGTCGCCGGCGGCCGCAGTGCCAACCCGGCATTTGCTGCTCTTTTGACGAAGGCAGGCAATGCCACACCGGTGGTGTCGTTCACCGTCACCTATGCCGTTGCCAACGTGTTTCTCACCCTATGGGGACCGCTGATCGTCGGCATCATCGCAAAAAATGCTTCGTAA
- a CDS encoding bifunctional aspartate transaminase/aspartate 4-decarboxylase, producing the protein MLERNFKQYAALSPFELKDKLIAVASSDAQRLMLNAGRGNPNFLATLPRWAFLSLGDFALRESERSYSYLDSGFGGLPEHEGIVQRFESYAVNHRQTDGVRFLRAAISYVSDQLGLNRDAFLFEMVSAFLGSTYPTPPRMLCHVEEIVKAYLAQEMFGPLRPSGAFSVFATEGGTAAMTYIFQTLRVNGLIKPGDKIAMATPIFSPYLEIPVLAEYGLEIVDIRMDRVDDWQLPQAEIDKLIDPAIKIFCLVNPSNPPSSKLSDAVLDQLAATVAKRPNLLIVTDDVYGTFADDFVSLFAKCPKNTLCVYSFSKFFGATGWRLGAMALHEDNAFDAALAALPETTKLLLDKRYSSLTTTPRNLRFIDRLVADSRAVALNHTAGLSVPQQLQMALFALSGLMDREHRYKDAAKQLIRKRYLTLYRHMGVAAPHELNDVNYYSLIDLQEIGGTLYGPEFKAWFIRSNLGVSFLFRLAEETGVVLLPGNGFEVVDTSARVSLANLTEIEYASIGKFTRQVLDECHADFVKAAA; encoded by the coding sequence ATGTTAGAACGTAATTTCAAGCAATACGCCGCTCTCAGTCCGTTCGAACTCAAGGACAAGCTCATCGCGGTTGCGTCCTCGGACGCGCAGCGGCTGATGCTGAACGCCGGGCGCGGCAATCCCAATTTTCTGGCGACGTTGCCGCGCTGGGCGTTTCTCAGTCTGGGCGATTTTGCGCTGCGTGAATCAGAGCGCTCCTATTCATATCTCGACAGTGGCTTCGGCGGCCTGCCCGAGCACGAGGGCATCGTGCAGCGCTTCGAGTCCTATGCCGTGAACCACAGGCAGACCGACGGGGTGCGGTTCCTGCGTGCGGCGATCTCCTATGTCAGCGATCAGCTCGGCCTCAATCGGGATGCGTTTCTGTTCGAAATGGTCAGCGCTTTTCTGGGCAGCACTTATCCGACCCCGCCGCGGATGCTTTGCCATGTCGAGGAGATCGTCAAAGCCTATCTGGCTCAGGAGATGTTCGGCCCGCTGCGCCCCAGTGGGGCGTTCTCGGTTTTCGCGACCGAGGGTGGCACGGCTGCCATGACCTACATCTTCCAGACACTGCGTGTGAACGGGTTGATCAAGCCTGGCGACAAGATTGCCATGGCGACGCCGATATTCTCGCCCTATCTGGAAATTCCCGTACTTGCGGAATACGGACTCGAGATCGTCGACATACGCATGGACCGTGTCGATGACTGGCAGCTGCCGCAGGCGGAAATCGACAAGCTGATCGATCCCGCCATCAAGATATTCTGCCTGGTCAATCCGAGCAATCCACCGTCGTCGAAATTGTCGGACGCCGTTCTCGATCAATTGGCCGCAACGGTCGCGAAGCGGCCGAATTTGCTGATCGTGACCGACGATGTCTATGGCACCTTCGCTGACGACTTCGTTTCGCTGTTTGCGAAATGCCCAAAAAACACCCTGTGTGTGTATTCGTTCTCGAAATTTTTCGGTGCGACCGGCTGGCGGCTCGGCGCGATGGCCTTGCATGAGGACAATGCCTTCGATGCTGCTCTGGCGGCCCTGCCGGAGACCACCAAGCTTCTGCTCGACAAGCGCTACAGTTCCTTGACCACAACGCCGCGAAACCTGCGCTTCATCGATCGCCTGGTTGCCGACAGTCGCGCGGTGGCGCTAAACCACACGGCAGGTCTTTCGGTACCGCAGCAGTTGCAGATGGCACTATTTGCCTTGAGCGGACTGATGGACAGGGAACATCGGTACAAGGACGCAGCTAAGCAGTTGATCCGAAAGCGGTACCTCACGCTGTACCGCCACATGGGTGTGGCGGCGCCGCATGAGCTCAATGACGTGAACTACTATTCCCTGATCGACCTGCAGGAGATCGGGGGGACACTTTATGGGCCGGAGTTCAAGGCATGGTTCATCAGGAGCAACCTCGGAGTGAGTTTTCTATTCCGTCTCGCCGAGGAGACCGGCGTCGTCCTGCTGCCGGGCAATGGATTCGAAGTGGTCGATACCTCGGCGCGGGTCTCGCTCGCCAACCTGACCGAGATTGAATATGCCTCGATCGGAAAGTTCACCCGTCAGGTTCTCGACGAGTGCCATGCGGACTTTGTGAAAGCCGCTGCATGA
- a CDS encoding serine O-acetyltransferase, translating to MIQNAMVTAGQLWQSVRGEAESALARDPLFGGTLTRAILDHADLGSAVAHQIGERLGRSAADRAQFARLTREAHRAAPDLVEAASRDLQSIAVHDPAVTGFLPPLLNYKGYVALQAWRVSNWLWRQDRTDLALLLQSLSSDSLQVSIHPSASIGTSVFLDHATGIIVGANAVVGDEVTILQNVTIGRKQAMPGRAPRIGRVALLSSGASILGDIRIGDFAKIGAGSVVDRDVPDGCTAVGVPARLVNCAEAGLPA from the coding sequence ATGATTCAGAACGCAATGGTAACGGCCGGGCAGCTTTGGCAATCCGTTCGCGGCGAGGCCGAAAGCGCCCTTGCCCGCGATCCGCTGTTTGGCGGCACGTTGACGCGCGCGATCCTCGATCATGCCGATCTCGGCAGCGCGGTGGCGCATCAGATCGGCGAACGGCTCGGCAGGAGCGCGGCGGACCGCGCGCAATTCGCACGGCTCACGCGTGAGGCACATCGCGCGGCGCCCGATCTGGTCGAGGCGGCGAGCCGGGATCTGCAAAGCATTGCCGTTCACGATCCCGCCGTAACAGGATTTCTGCCGCCGCTTCTGAACTACAAGGGATATGTCGCGCTGCAGGCCTGGCGGGTGTCGAACTGGCTCTGGCGTCAGGACCGCACCGATCTGGCGCTGTTGCTGCAGAGCCTGTCGTCGGATTCGCTTCAGGTCAGCATTCACCCCTCGGCGTCGATCGGCACCTCGGTGTTTCTCGATCATGCCACCGGCATCATCGTCGGCGCCAACGCTGTCGTTGGCGACGAGGTGACGATCCTGCAAAACGTCACCATCGGCCGAAAGCAGGCGATGCCTGGCCGCGCGCCGAGAATCGGGCGCGTCGCGCTGCTCAGCTCGGGCGCCTCGATCCTCGGCGATATCCGCATCGGCGATTTCGCCAAGATCGGCGCCGGCTCGGTGGTTGATCGCGACGTGCCGGATGGATGCACCGCCGTCGGTGTGCCGGCGCGTCTCGTCAATTGCGCGGAAGCCGGACTGCCGGCCTGA
- a CDS encoding IS110 family transposase yields the protein MMAQNGLVVVGIDVAKDKVDACIRELALRQTYPSTAQGHRKLVAWLRKHKVNRAVMEASGGYERDWGKVLRLAGIAVRIVDPKRVRSFAQSAGRLAKNDTIDAEMIAWFAETFSEAPGQVHDAAREELQALVKARLNLVDLKIRLEAQNEHAAPGQARKARTRILKSLLEEIAKLEVAISAQVRATPHLAERAEIVESVPGFAETSSANLIAGMPELGQVSDEIAAALLGVAPYDDDSGKRRGERHIKGGRRWVRNALYMPCLGAATQNNPVFKAYYQRLLAKGKEPKVALVACMRKLIIILNTMIARRQKWDPSRYALN from the coding sequence ATGATGGCACAAAATGGTCTCGTTGTCGTCGGCATCGATGTAGCAAAGGACAAGGTCGATGCGTGCATTCGCGAGTTGGCGCTGCGGCAGACGTATCCGAGCACTGCCCAGGGTCATCGCAAGCTGGTTGCCTGGCTTCGCAAGCACAAGGTGAACAGGGCGGTGATGGAGGCCAGCGGCGGCTATGAGCGCGATTGGGGGAAGGTGCTCCGTCTGGCCGGCATCGCCGTACGGATCGTCGACCCCAAGCGAGTCCGCAGCTTTGCGCAGTCGGCCGGACGCCTGGCCAAGAACGATACGATTGATGCAGAGATGATCGCTTGGTTCGCAGAGACGTTCAGCGAGGCGCCGGGCCAAGTGCACGATGCCGCGCGCGAAGAGCTGCAGGCGCTGGTGAAAGCTCGTCTCAATCTGGTCGATCTCAAGATACGACTGGAAGCTCAAAACGAGCATGCTGCACCAGGACAGGCTCGGAAAGCGCGGACCCGTATCTTGAAGAGCTTGCTCGAGGAAATTGCCAAGCTCGAAGTCGCGATCTCGGCCCAGGTCAGGGCCACACCTCATCTTGCCGAACGCGCCGAGATCGTCGAGAGCGTGCCGGGCTTTGCCGAAACGAGCTCAGCGAACCTCATTGCTGGAATGCCGGAGCTTGGCCAAGTGAGCGACGAGATCGCCGCGGCGTTGTTAGGCGTTGCCCCTTATGACGATGATAGCGGAAAGCGCCGCGGCGAACGCCACATCAAGGGCGGCCGCCGTTGGGTCCGAAACGCCCTCTACATGCCGTGCCTCGGCGCGGCCACACAGAACAATCCTGTCTTCAAGGCCTACTATCAACGGCTACTTGCCAAGGGGAAGGAGCCGAAGGTTGCGCTCGTCGCCTGCATGCGAAAGCTGATCATCATCCTCAACACAATGATCGCACGCCGGCAGAAATGGGATCCCAGCCGTTACGCACTGAATTGA